One Panulirus ornatus isolate Po-2019 chromosome 39, ASM3632096v1, whole genome shotgun sequence DNA segment encodes these proteins:
- the Arl6 gene encoding ADP-ribosylation factor-like protein 6, translating to MGMFEKLAFALGIKKREASVLVIGLDNSGKSTMLNHFKSDDQKTNEIVPTVGFNVEKFKTKSVGFTAFDMSGQGRYRSLWEHYYHDCQGVIFVVDSSDKLRLVVAKDELDMLLQHPEIRHRRIPILFFANKMDMREAVSSVKVSAALGLERITDKPWHITASNAITGDGLHEGVEWLTYQIKENLGNNK from the exons ATGGGAATGTTTGAGAAGTTGGCCTTTGCTTTGGgaataaagaagagagaagcaagtgttttggtcATTGGCCTTGATAACTCTGGCAAGTCCACAATGCTCAATCATTTCAAGTCTGATGACCAAAAGACTAATGAAATTGTCCCTACAGTGGGCTTTAAtgtggagaagtttaaaa CAAAAAGTGTGGGTTTCACGGCATTTGACATGTCAGGTCAGGGTCGATACCGAAGCCTGTGGGAGCATTACTACCATGACTGTCAAGGTGTGATTTTTGTTGTAGATTCTAGTGACAAGCTGCGGCTAGTTGTAGCAAAAGATGAGCTGGACATGTTGCTGCAGCATCCAGAG ATTCGGCATCGACGTATCCCCATCTTATTTTTTGCAAACAAAATGGATATGCGTGAAGCAGTGAGTAGTGTTAAGGTTTCAGCAGCTTTGGGCTTAGAGCGAATTACAGACAAGCCATGGCATATTACTGCTTCCAATGCCATTACTGGAGATGGTCTACATGAGGGTGTGGAATGGCTTACATATCAGATTAAAGAAAACCTTGGAAACAATAAGTAA